One region of Chanodichthys erythropterus isolate Z2021 chromosome 24, ASM2448905v1, whole genome shotgun sequence genomic DNA includes:
- the LOC137015218 gene encoding GTPase IMAP family member 2-like yields MSDTEALLSNDNSRRTYYSNFKSLSEVRIILMGKTGTGKSATGNTILGQKAFTAEASPEQVTRMPSKKSANRGRKIYVIDMPGFCGSVTKEDMQNQTQKCVELSVPGPHVFLLVINLGTRYTEEDVNTVKLIQENFGEDATRYTIVLFTHADQLKCKTLQQYVGESQHLRKLTNSCGGRYHAFDNEDTMNPTQVTELMKKIDTMIAENGGDHYTNKMFEEAQKKMKAEKMKKTAIDVAAGVGSVVGTGAVVAGGVVLGVTEAVLAPVVLIGAGAAVVGMGVKHAVKKIQQTRKKMN; encoded by the exons ATGAGTGATACag agGCATTACTGTCAAATGACAATTCCAGAAGGACATATTACTCAAATTTTAAATCCC TGTCTGAGGTAAGGATTATTTTGATGGGTAAGACAGGAACAGGGAAGAGTGCGACAGGAAACACCATCCTGGGACAGAAAGCGTTTACGGCAGAGGCTTCACCTGAACAAGTTACAAGGATGCCCAGCAAAAAATCTGCAAATCGAGGAAGAAAGATCTATGTAATTGACATGCCAGGTTTTTGTGGATCAGTGACTAAAGAAGACATGCAGAACCAGACACAGAAGTGTGTTGAACTGTCTGTTCCTGGTCCTCATGTGTTTCTGCTGGTGATCAATCTGGGTACAAGATACACGGAGGAGGACGTGAACACGGTAAAACTGATTCAGGAGAACTTTGGAGAAGATGCTACACGTTACACCATCGTTCTGTTCACTCACGCTGATCAGCTGAAATGTAAAACTTTGCAACAGTATGTAGGAGAAAGCCAACATCTAAGGAAACTTACCAACAGCTGTGGTGGCAGATATCATGCATTCGATAATGAAGACACGATGAACCCCACTCAGGTCACTGAACTGATGAAGAAGATTGACACAATGATAGCGGAAAACGGAGGAGACCATTACACTAATAAAATGTTTGAAGAAGCTCAAAAAAAGATGAAAGCAGAAAAgatgaaaaaaacagcaatagaTGTTGCAGCTGGAGTTGGATCAGTTGTAGGAACAGGAGCAGTAGTAGCAGGAGGTGTTGTCCTGGGAGTAACGGAGGCCGTGCTTGCACCTGTAGTTTTAATTGGAGCTGGAGCTGCTGTTGTGGGAATGGGTGTGAAACATGCTGTGAAAAAAATTCAACAAACCAGAAAGAAAATGAATTAG
- the urahb gene encoding 5-hydroxyisourate hydrolase b — MGSVKGSGPLTTHVLNTGDGVPAARMALSLHRLDPRMTIWSLITVGNTNEDGRCPGLITSDAFTPGMYKIRFETGQYWESLGQSSFYPYVEIVFTVSDADQSFHVPLLVSRYSYSTYRGS, encoded by the exons ATGGGTTCAGTGAAAGGCAGCGGTCCCCTCACTACACATGTGTTGAACACCGGGGACGGGGTCCCAGCGGCACGAATGGCCCTCAGTCTACACCGCCTGGACCCCCGCATGACCATCTGGAGCCTCATAACCGTGGG AAACACAAATGAGGACGGCCGCTGTCCAGGACTAATAACCAGCGATGCCTTCACTCCAGGAATGTACAAGATTCGCTTCGAGACGGGCCAGTACTGGGAGAGTTTGGGACAGTCCAGCTTTTACCCATATGTTGAG ATTGTCTTCACTGTGAGCGATGCTGATCAGAGCTTTCATGTGCCGCTGCTGGTGAGCAGATACTCGTACAGCACCTACAGAGGGAGCTAG